One segment of Vidua macroura isolate BioBank_ID:100142 chromosome 24, ASM2450914v1, whole genome shotgun sequence DNA contains the following:
- the LYZ gene encoding lysozyme C — protein sequence MRKSMLFLGFLLVFLGLALPGTQGKIIPRCEMVKILRQNGFQGFEGTTVADWMCLVKYESSYNTKAYNDNGPSRDYGIFQINSKYWCNDGRTSGSKNACRISCSKLQDDNLEDDIRCAKKIAREAHGLSPWYGWKNHCRGRDLSSFVRGC from the exons ATGAGAAAATCAATGCTCTTCCTTGGctttcttcttgttttccttggcctggctctgccaggcacccagggaaaaataattcccaGATGTGAGATGGTGAAGATCCTACGTCAGAATGGCTTTCAGGGCTTCGAGGGCACAACTGTTGCTGACT GGATGTGCCTGGTGAAATATGAGAGTAGTTATAACACGAAAGCGTACAACGACAATGGTCCAAGCAGGGACTACGGCATCTTCCAGATCAACAGCAAGTACTGGTGCAATGATGGCAGGACCTCTGGATCCAAGAATGCCTGCCGCATCAGTTGCTCAA AATTGCAAGATGATAATCTTGAGGATGATATTCGGTGTGCCAAGAAGATTGCCCGGGAGGCTCATGGCCTCAGTCCCTG GTATGGCTGGAAAAACCATTGCCGGGGCAGAGACCTGAGTTCCTTTGTCAGGGGCTGCTAA